From Anopheles darlingi chromosome 2, idAnoDarlMG_H_01, whole genome shotgun sequence, the proteins below share one genomic window:
- the LOC125952036 gene encoding mucin-19-like — protein sequence MARQRQSLGSARTEKPYDATATIGGGSSKYRSHRSNVKRVGADTINRHKIILPSPNLSPTSSAEVNDHSASGGLYHPLHLAAAGPETISQSNFPPRQHQHYHLGASTGPPHHHHLPPSSFSYTDPHGTGLRRHTSTPVASASGGRLLTVGGGTHIDNTNSEQGTGDHHHHHHHGHGQAAIPRSAVAVFPSSAFGHHGGHTNTTSMAATVGGVTGSQPQHYQPGNENESSNFDSLNLDDDYRKSSFGKQSKLSRPSSNRGLWSLFGGGSGSGMEHASPATTGYSSSRNNPNVFFNASNSSSSPTSAPMPSAVTTSSPMASTSTTNTTTTTTGSTTMRYYNLDNNTNGANRRSMMMQPNHRLPTGSSVAGEQQQQQQHQESQLPPDSLDDALVSVQRYGDFDADNELDDSQAPITGTVAGGDKFLRGSTVSQSFIKNVRIMRKKSSSYDVNTPNGGTGTNGYMAAHGRGSQRGKEQVGGASTTTTTTATTNSFKQRGSQMMAAAAKHFTKRNRAPAVPNAITTTTTTSQLGSVADNDGLTGTVRPTTTPAEDGIDEPGGGGEAVSPGAEGSSTTRAGSTKRRLFQPRTMDRAEI from the exons ATGGCACGCCAACGGCAGTCGCTCGGTTCAGCGCGCACCGAAAAGCCGTACGATGCAACGGCCACGATCGGTGGCGGTAGCTCCAAGTATCGATCGCACCGTTCGAACGTGAAGCGTGTCGGTGCGGATACGATTAACCGCCATAAGATCATCCTTCCCTCTCCTAACCTTTCCCCAACATCATCGGCCGAGGTGAACGATCACTCCGCGTCCGGCGGTCTCTACCATCCGCTGCACTTGGCCGCCGCCGGTCCGGAAACCATTTCGCAATCCAATTTCCCACCgcgacagcatcagcattacCATCTTGGCGCATCTACCggtcctcctcatcatcatcatctgcctcCCAGTTCCTTCTCCTATACCGACCCGCATGGTACGGGATTGCGAAGACACACCTCCACTCCAGTGGCTAGTGCCAGTGGGGGTCGACTGTTGACGGTGGGTGGCGGTACACATATTGATAACACTAACTCAGAGCAAGGCACaggcgaccatcatcatcatcatcatcacggccaCGGTCAGGCAGCCATTCCGCGGTCGGCGGTGGCCGTATTCCCGTCTTCCGCGTTCGGTCACCACGGTGGTCACACCAATACCACCAGCATGGCAGCTACCGTCGGTGGGGTAACGGGTTCGCAACCGCAACACTACCAGCCAGGGAACGAGAATGAATCAAGTAATTTCGATTCGTTGAATCTAGACGATGATTACCGTAAAAGCTCTTTTGGCAAGCAGTCAAAACT TTCCCGCCCCTCATCCAACCGGGGACTGTGGAGTCTGTTCGGTGGCGGTTCCGGCAGTGGAATGGAACATGCCAGTCCCGCCACTACCGgctacagtagcagcagaaacaatCCGAACGTATTTTTCAATGCTAGcaactcctcttcctcgccgACGTCGGCGCCGATGCCATCGGCGGTAACTACTTCATCACCGATGGCGAGCACAtccaccactaacaccaccactactaccaccggtAGTACAACAATGCGCTATTACAACCTCGACAACAACACTAATGGTGCCAATCgacgttcgatgatgatgcaaccgaaccaccgactACCGACCGGGTCCAGTGTAGcaggtgagcagcagcagcagcagcagcaccaggagtcCCAGTTGCCACCGGACTCGTTGGATGATGCGCTGGTATCGGTCCAACGGTACGGTGACTTCGACGCCGATAACGAGCTCGACGACAGCCAGGCACCCATCACCGgaacggtggccggtggcgacAAGTTTCTGCGCGGTTCCACCGTCAGCCAGTCCTTCATCAAGAACGTTCGAATCATGAGAAAGAAATCGTCCTCGTACGACGTAAACACACCGAATGGGGGGACGGGCACCAACGGTTACATGGCCGCCCACGGTCGGGGTAGCCAACGGGGTAAGGAACAGGTAGGTGGtgcttcgacgacgacgacgacaacagcgacgacgaaTAGCTTCAAGCAGCGCGGATCGcagatgatggcggcggctgccAAACATTTCACCAAACGTAACCGAGCTCCGGCGGTGCCCAACGccatcacaaccacaaccaccacgtCCCAGCTTGGCAGTGTGGCTGACAATGACGGATTGACCGGTACGGTGCGGCCCACGACTACGCCGGCGGAAGATGGAATCGATGAAccgggtggaggtggagaggcTGTGAGTCCCGGAGCGGAGGGCTCGTCTACCACACGCGCCGGAAGCACCAAACGGCGATTGTTTCAGCCACGAACGATGGACCGGGCGGAAATATGA